From Natrinema amylolyticum, the proteins below share one genomic window:
- a CDS encoding PAS domain-containing sensor histidine kinase has translation MSRPRVLCVSSDRSTRASITLSLTDAPVNVIIAHRFVDAVDRLNHEPIDAVVIDARTIANVAALVDTVDAATPTFVYQETDGETGAVLTRVNTRAADSDSETELATTITEGIAAGTGAEMPTPIEDDADGTAAGDGTVAADRELPDDLERLVSRVRSRLIDATSPLTVERVLREELTGGDRFAVAWIGEYDRGERAVIPWLSDPEATEWPLQRPFGIGTGDHPLLERAIRTRTLQVRQCDEGDGAAVPFGERAIEQGVRSIAVVPLAANGDLYGVAVIYARDPLSEHEREAVRAVAEAASHVLETIAVRGRLEQRERTLHRYERLVETAGDGMYVLDDAGHIMTVNDALVEMTGYSREGLLGEHASILFNREDIEAGEVIIRSLLESGERTDTLEMTVETKAGETIPFEAQIAVLVPDGEFLGSVGVLRDVTERKRQQRKLRERNERLDAFARIVSHDLRNPLGVAQGYLDLLEETGDAKYAEKTRNGLERMESIIEDVLAIAREGEWAADTDPVDLESIAREAWDHVSTAEATLSVAETMTIAADRSRLLRLLENCFRNSIEHGETTETVRIGPLKGDERAEATRGFFVEDDGEGLPAEIRDEIFDPSASTSTEGLGIGLWIVREVATGHGWSVVATESDTGGARFEFEIDAQFSD, from the coding sequence ATGAGCCGGCCGCGCGTGCTCTGTGTGAGCAGCGATCGCTCGACGCGAGCGTCGATCACGCTGTCGCTGACGGACGCTCCTGTTAACGTCATCATCGCACACCGATTCGTCGATGCGGTCGACCGACTCAATCACGAGCCGATCGACGCGGTCGTCATCGACGCGCGAACGATCGCGAACGTCGCGGCGCTCGTCGACACCGTCGACGCAGCGACGCCGACGTTCGTCTACCAGGAAACCGACGGCGAGACCGGTGCCGTGCTGACGCGCGTCAACACTCGAGCAGCCGACAGCGATTCCGAGACGGAACTGGCGACCACGATCACCGAGGGCATCGCGGCGGGAACGGGCGCCGAAATGCCGACCCCGATCGAGGACGACGCCGACGGGACCGCCGCCGGCGACGGGACCGTCGCGGCCGATCGAGAGCTTCCCGACGACCTCGAGCGACTCGTGAGTCGGGTTCGGAGCCGGCTGATCGACGCCACGTCGCCGCTGACCGTCGAGCGGGTGCTCCGCGAGGAACTGACTGGCGGCGATCGGTTCGCGGTCGCCTGGATCGGCGAGTACGACCGCGGCGAACGGGCGGTCATTCCGTGGCTGTCCGATCCCGAGGCCACGGAGTGGCCGCTCCAGCGACCGTTCGGTATCGGCACCGGCGACCACCCGCTGCTCGAGCGAGCGATCCGGACCCGAACGCTCCAGGTCCGTCAGTGTGACGAGGGCGACGGCGCTGCCGTCCCGTTCGGCGAGCGCGCGATCGAACAGGGCGTCCGGTCGATCGCCGTCGTCCCGCTCGCCGCGAACGGCGACCTGTACGGCGTCGCCGTCATCTACGCGAGGGACCCGCTCTCCGAGCACGAACGAGAGGCGGTCCGGGCGGTCGCCGAAGCCGCGTCCCACGTCCTCGAGACGATCGCCGTCCGAGGCCGACTCGAGCAGCGGGAACGGACGCTCCATCGGTACGAGCGCCTCGTCGAGACGGCCGGTGACGGGATGTACGTGCTCGACGACGCGGGTCACATCATGACCGTCAACGACGCCCTCGTCGAGATGACCGGCTACAGCCGCGAGGGGCTGCTCGGCGAGCACGCGTCGATCCTGTTCAATCGCGAGGACATCGAGGCCGGCGAGGTGATCATCCGGTCGCTCCTCGAGAGCGGCGAGCGTACCGACACCCTCGAAATGACCGTCGAGACGAAAGCCGGAGAGACGATCCCGTTCGAGGCCCAGATCGCCGTCCTGGTTCCCGACGGGGAGTTCCTCGGCTCGGTCGGGGTGCTTCGGGACGTCACCGAACGGAAACGGCAGCAGCGGAAACTCCGCGAACGCAACGAACGACTCGACGCCTTCGCCCGGATCGTCAGCCACGACCTCCGGAATCCGCTCGGCGTCGCACAGGGCTATCTGGACCTGCTCGAGGAGACCGGCGACGCCAAATACGCCGAGAAGACTCGCAACGGGCTCGAGCGGATGGAGTCGATCATCGAGGACGTCTTGGCCATCGCCCGCGAGGGCGAATGGGCGGCCGACACCGACCCCGTCGACCTCGAGTCGATCGCTCGCGAGGCGTGGGATCACGTCTCGACGGCGGAGGCGACGCTGTCGGTCGCGGAGACGATGACGATCGCAGCCGACCGCTCGCGACTCCTGCGGCTCCTCGAGAACTGTTTCCGGAATAGTATCGAACACGGCGAGACGACCGAGACCGTTCGCATCGGTCCCCTGAAAGGTGACGAACGTGCGGAGGCGACGCGAGGGTTCTTCGTCGAGGACGACGGCGAGGGGCTCCCCGCGGAAATCCGGGACGAAATCTTCGATCCGTCAGCGTCCACGTCGACGGAAGGGTTAGGAATCGGCCTCTGGATCGTCAGAGAGGTCGCTACCGGACACGGATGGTCGGTCGTCGCGACGGAGAGCGATACCGGAGGGGCACGCTTCGAGTTCGAAATCGACGCTCAGTTCTCCGATTGA
- a CDS encoding cupin domain-containing protein has product MTYRKVNYEEVEQVSSAMHVLSDPLETEQVGVTVARCDPGWNSKPHDHTDNDHEEVYVLIEGTATVVVDDEPVAMETGDALWISPESTRQIRNGDRESAFVLVSAPSIADEDGGDEWSLSGFAG; this is encoded by the coding sequence ATGACATACCGGAAGGTCAACTACGAGGAGGTCGAGCAGGTCTCGAGCGCGATGCACGTTCTCAGCGACCCGCTCGAGACCGAGCAGGTGGGGGTCACGGTGGCCCGTTGCGATCCGGGCTGGAACAGCAAGCCGCACGACCACACGGACAACGACCACGAGGAGGTGTACGTCCTCATCGAGGGGACGGCGACGGTCGTCGTCGACGACGAACCGGTCGCGATGGAAACCGGTGACGCGCTGTGGATCTCGCCCGAATCGACGCGCCAGATCCGCAACGGCGACCGCGAGAGCGCGTTCGTCCTCGTGAGCGCGCCGAGTATCGCGGACGAGGACGGCGGCGACGAGTGGTCGCTCTCCGGGTTCGCGGGCTAG
- a CDS encoding YbaK/EbsC family protein, whose protein sequence is MHPRATAFAERARERYGFDPDVEEFPEGTKTAADAAAAVGCDVAQIASSLVFDVDGSLAVSVTSGANRVSEAALGEHFDAPATAVSMADPDRIRTTLGWSIGGVPPFCHDRSVPVVVDETLLEFETVWAAAGTPDAVFPIDPRELQTYADATPASVIE, encoded by the coding sequence ATGCACCCGCGCGCAACTGCGTTCGCAGAGCGAGCTCGCGAGCGGTACGGCTTCGATCCCGACGTCGAAGAGTTCCCCGAGGGAACGAAGACCGCCGCGGACGCCGCCGCAGCGGTCGGCTGTGACGTCGCCCAGATCGCGAGCTCACTGGTCTTCGACGTCGACGGGTCGCTCGCCGTCTCCGTCACCAGCGGCGCGAACCGCGTGAGCGAGGCGGCGCTCGGCGAGCACTTCGACGCGCCGGCGACGGCCGTTTCGATGGCGGATCCCGATCGAATCAGGACGACGCTCGGCTGGTCGATCGGTGGCGTCCCACCGTTCTGTCACGACCGGTCGGTTCCGGTCGTCGTCGACGAAACGCTCCTCGAGTTCGAGACCGTCTGGGCGGCCGCCGGAACGCCGGACGCCGTCTTTCCCATCGATCCGCGGGAGCTGCAGACCTATGCCGACGCGACGCCGGCCTCGGTCATCGAATGA
- a CDS encoding metal ABC transporter permease, producing the protein MSRTGSVRRRLEQIGIGLTAVLAVAMIGLLTVDALRAYPVAGGIYDQARIAGRLLDSLLGTNVFSHPFMWRSIATGVLIGVVAPLVGTYLVHREMALIGETLAHTAFAGVAVGLLVNSVTGWDGSLMVVALIVGILGALGVQWLIERTDTYGDVPIAIMLTGSFAVGTLLISHGRTTGINIRDYLFGSISVVTPSGARLMAVISVLVVVVIVATYKQLLFITFDEQAARVARLNVTWYNTLLIVMTAVVVVGAMQILGVILVAAMLVVPVAAATQIANSFRETLSLSILFGQVSVIGGFAFSISQGLPTGGSIVVVAIACYLLAILASSRSTAAISTH; encoded by the coding sequence ATGAGTCGGACCGGCTCCGTTCGGCGACGGCTCGAGCAGATCGGTATCGGACTGACCGCGGTCCTCGCGGTCGCGATGATCGGCCTGCTGACCGTCGACGCGCTGCGAGCGTACCCCGTCGCGGGCGGCATTTACGATCAGGCCCGGATCGCGGGCCGGTTGCTGGACTCCCTCCTCGGGACGAACGTCTTCTCCCATCCGTTCATGTGGCGATCGATCGCGACTGGGGTCCTGATCGGGGTCGTCGCGCCGCTGGTCGGTACCTATCTCGTCCACCGCGAGATGGCCCTGATCGGCGAGACGCTGGCTCACACGGCCTTCGCGGGGGTCGCGGTCGGCCTCCTCGTCAATTCGGTAACGGGCTGGGACGGCTCGTTGATGGTCGTCGCGCTGATCGTGGGGATTCTCGGCGCGCTCGGCGTGCAGTGGCTGATCGAGCGGACCGACACCTACGGCGACGTGCCGATCGCGATCATGCTGACCGGCAGCTTCGCCGTCGGCACGCTCCTTATCAGTCATGGCCGAACAACCGGAATTAACATCCGAGACTACCTCTTCGGGAGCATCTCCGTGGTCACGCCGTCCGGAGCGCGGCTGATGGCGGTCATCAGCGTGCTCGTCGTCGTCGTCATCGTGGCGACGTACAAGCAACTGCTCTTCATCACCTTCGACGAACAGGCCGCCCGCGTCGCGCGGCTCAACGTGACTTGGTACAACACCCTGCTGATCGTGATGACGGCGGTCGTCGTCGTCGGCGCGATGCAGATCCTCGGCGTCATCCTCGTCGCCGCGATGCTCGTCGTTCCCGTCGCGGCCGCCACCCAGATCGCCAACAGCTTCCGGGAGACGCTCTCGCTCTCGATTCTCTTCGGACAGGTGTCGGTCATCGGTGGCTTCGCGTTCTCGATCTCCCAGGGGCTGCCCACCGGCGGCTCGATCGTCGTTGTCGCCATCGCCTGTTACCTGCTCGCGATCCTCGCCTCGAGCCGGTCGACGGCGGCGATCTCGACGCACTGA
- a CDS encoding PRC-barrel domain-containing protein encodes MDDTPQEITSLVGREVYSNNGVFVGEVEDLRLNVDGQSVTGLALANLNAELFAEEARSGKGLIVPYRWVRAVGDVILINDVVERVRDPDEEEDELLA; translated from the coding sequence ATGGACGACACACCCCAAGAAATCACGTCCCTCGTCGGCCGCGAGGTGTACTCGAACAACGGCGTCTTCGTCGGCGAAGTCGAGGATCTCCGACTGAACGTCGACGGCCAATCAGTCACCGGACTGGCACTGGCGAACTTGAACGCCGAGCTGTTCGCGGAGGAAGCCCGCAGCGGGAAGGGCCTCATCGTTCCCTACCGCTGGGTTCGCGCCGTCGGCGACGTCATCCTCATCAACGACGTCGTCGAGCGCGTTCGCGATCCCGACGAAGAAGAAGACGAACTGCTCGCGTAG
- a CDS encoding metal ABC transporter substrate-binding protein, producing the protein MNLTRRALVRAGAGAVTAGTIAGCLDDVGSATAEFDTGHAAFFTLWDWTEQISGDAIDFENPVGTGEAGHGWSPSGDLTREIADGGAFVYLDTPEFSWAQDIATTLEDDYDTVTVIDGLAGLDDRLLGWDHEVDAGGHEADHDDHDEHNDSHDGGHDDDHDDHDESHDGHDHDDSSVDPHAWLDPVLAQDMVDTITTGLADADPDNAETYEDNAAAYTDELESLDETFEELIASADRGTAVLAGHDSFTYLQERYGFEIHTPVGVSPQESPSSEAISETIALIDEEGIDTVLYDPFEAPEGQYPQLVDTILEGSDATDAMPLTHLSGTLAKWDEQGWGYREQMEEINVPAFREALGAQ; encoded by the coding sequence ATGAACCTGACACGACGCGCGCTGGTGAGAGCGGGTGCCGGCGCGGTCACCGCCGGCACCATCGCCGGCTGTCTCGACGACGTCGGTAGCGCGACCGCGGAGTTCGACACCGGCCACGCCGCGTTCTTTACCCTGTGGGACTGGACCGAGCAGATCAGCGGCGACGCGATCGACTTCGAGAACCCCGTGGGAACCGGCGAGGCCGGACACGGCTGGTCGCCCAGCGGCGACCTCACCCGAGAGATCGCCGACGGCGGTGCGTTCGTCTACCTCGACACGCCCGAGTTCTCCTGGGCACAGGACATCGCGACGACGCTCGAGGACGACTACGACACCGTCACGGTGATCGACGGGCTCGCGGGGCTCGACGACCGACTCCTCGGCTGGGATCACGAGGTCGACGCCGGCGGTCACGAAGCGGACCATGACGATCACGACGAGCACAATGACTCCCACGACGGCGGTCACGATGACGATCACGACGACCACGACGAGTCTCACGATGGCCACGACCACGACGACTCATCGGTCGATCCCCACGCCTGGCTCGACCCCGTACTCGCACAGGACATGGTCGATACCATCACGACGGGCCTCGCCGACGCCGATCCGGACAACGCCGAGACCTACGAGGACAACGCCGCAGCGTACACCGACGAGCTCGAGTCACTCGACGAGACGTTCGAGGAGCTGATCGCGTCGGCCGACAGAGGGACTGCCGTCCTCGCCGGCCACGACTCCTTTACGTATCTTCAGGAGCGGTACGGGTTCGAAATCCATACCCCCGTCGGGGTCTCACCGCAGGAGAGTCCCTCCTCCGAGGCGATCTCCGAGACGATCGCGCTCATTGACGAGGAGGGGATCGACACCGTCCTCTACGACCCCTTCGAAGCGCCCGAAGGACAGTACCCTCAACTCGTCGACACGATCCTCGAGGGCAGCGACGCAACCGACGCGATGCCGTTGACCCACCTCTCGGGCACCCTCGCGAAGTGGGACGAGCAGGGCTGGGGCTACCGGGAACAAATGGAAGAAATAAACGTCCCCGCGTTCAGAGAAGCACTAGGCGCACAGTGA
- a CDS encoding metal ABC transporter ATP-binding protein → MTVVTLENVTFAYGEQPAVKDVSLTVEEGDFLGLVGPNGSGKTTLLQLMLGLYSPDSGSIELFGEPVSAFEDGERIGYVSQQATSRGGSMPVTVREAVTMGRFAHAGHGRLTDADHASVDDALETVGISELADRRVNQLSGGQRQRAYIARALASEADLLALDEPTVGVDAESRDAFYQLLESLNASGITIILIEHDIGVVTDRANRIACINTELYHHGDTESFVESDALTEAYGATGQVLHHHH, encoded by the coding sequence GTGACCGTCGTAACTCTCGAAAACGTGACGTTCGCATACGGCGAGCAGCCGGCCGTCAAAGACGTCTCGCTGACGGTCGAGGAGGGGGACTTTCTGGGCCTGGTCGGCCCCAACGGGTCGGGGAAGACGACCCTCCTACAGCTCATGCTCGGCCTGTACAGCCCCGACAGCGGCTCGATCGAACTCTTTGGCGAACCGGTCTCCGCCTTCGAGGACGGCGAGCGGATCGGTTACGTCTCGCAGCAGGCGACCAGCCGCGGCGGCTCGATGCCGGTCACCGTCCGCGAGGCCGTCACCATGGGTCGGTTCGCCCACGCGGGCCACGGCCGGCTGACCGATGCGGACCACGCGAGCGTCGACGACGCCCTCGAGACGGTCGGCATTTCCGAACTGGCCGACCGCCGGGTCAATCAGCTCTCGGGCGGCCAGCGCCAGCGGGCCTACATCGCACGCGCGCTGGCCTCCGAGGCCGACCTACTGGCGTTAGACGAGCCGACCGTCGGCGTTGACGCCGAATCGCGCGACGCGTTCTACCAGTTGCTCGAGTCGCTCAACGCGTCGGGGATCACGATCATCCTGATCGAACACGACATCGGCGTCGTCACGGACCGTGCGAACCGGATCGCCTGCATCAACACGGAGCTCTACCACCACGGAGACACCGAATCGTTCGTCGAAAGCGACGCCCTGACCGAGGCCTACGGCGCGACGGGTCAGGTCCTCCACCATCACCACTGA
- a CDS encoding acyl-CoA dehydrogenase family protein, with translation MELLDDSIVPEHARDVKAEAREFAREHIRPNAQEYFQSGEYPEEILEAGREANLVAQDIPEEWGGRGLDLAQLLALTEEFYRADAGIALTLQLASFGCEITYEHGTDEQCEEYVRPVAEGEQRSGLAVSEPETGSDLAGMQTTAEKDGDEYVINGEKYWIGNGVEADWITLYARTGDDEDNRYGNHSMFIVPTDTDGYDAEHIPEKMAMRASKQAHIEFDDCRIPEENLIGSEGDGFMLLADFFNHGRVAVAGHGLGIAAAAIEEAWEFTHDREEFGRTISDFQSVQHGLADMLVEFESARTLVWRAREKVATEDNAGYWAAMAKTKATETAVDVAEQGMQFHGGRSILDERRIARVYRDARIPVIYEGANEIQRNLIYGQAP, from the coding sequence ATGGAACTACTCGATGACAGCATCGTCCCGGAGCACGCACGCGACGTCAAGGCCGAGGCTCGCGAGTTCGCACGGGAACACATTCGACCCAACGCTCAAGAATACTTCCAGTCGGGCGAGTATCCCGAGGAGATCCTCGAGGCGGGTCGGGAAGCGAACCTCGTGGCACAGGACATCCCGGAGGAGTGGGGCGGTCGGGGACTCGATCTGGCGCAGTTGCTCGCGCTCACGGAGGAGTTCTACCGGGCCGATGCGGGGATCGCGCTGACGCTGCAGTTGGCGAGTTTCGGCTGCGAGATCACCTACGAGCACGGGACGGACGAGCAGTGCGAGGAGTACGTTCGGCCGGTCGCCGAGGGCGAGCAGCGCTCGGGACTCGCGGTGTCGGAGCCGGAGACGGGCAGCGACCTCGCGGGGATGCAGACCACGGCCGAAAAGGACGGCGACGAGTACGTCATCAACGGCGAGAAGTACTGGATCGGCAACGGCGTCGAGGCGGACTGGATCACCCTCTACGCGCGCACCGGCGACGACGAGGACAACCGCTACGGCAACCACTCGATGTTCATCGTCCCGACGGATACCGACGGCTACGACGCCGAACACATCCCCGAGAAGATGGCGATGCGCGCCTCGAAGCAGGCCCACATCGAGTTCGACGACTGCCGGATCCCCGAGGAGAACCTGATCGGCTCGGAGGGTGACGGCTTCATGCTGCTCGCGGACTTCTTCAATCACGGTCGCGTCGCCGTCGCCGGCCACGGCCTCGGCATCGCCGCCGCCGCCATCGAGGAGGCCTGGGAGTTCACCCACGACCGCGAGGAGTTCGGGCGGACGATCAGCGATTTCCAGTCCGTCCAACACGGCCTCGCGGACATGCTGGTGGAGTTCGAGAGCGCCCGGACGCTCGTCTGGCGCGCCCGCGAGAAGGTCGCGACCGAGGACAACGCCGGGTACTGGGCCGCGATGGCGAAGACGAAGGCGACCGAAACGGCCGTCGACGTCGCCGAACAGGGCATGCAGTTCCACGGCGGCCGCTCGATTCTCGACGAGCGCCGGATCGCCCGCGTCTACCGTGACGCCCGGATTCCGGTTATCTACGAGGGCGCGAACGAAATCCAGCGCAACCTGATTTACGGCCAGGCGCCCTGA
- a CDS encoding phosphotransacetylase family protein gives MTDTDSDHDPTDTEPETDTHTGSTASGGDTDALLVSSLEESTGKTAITLALARLAAAEGDSVGYMKPKGTRLQSNVGKTVDEDPLLARELLDLEAEMHDLEPIVYSPTFVEQAIRGREDPAELRERVAEAFDTLAADRDRLFVEGGGRYDVGGIVELADADIAALLDARVLLIAPYEIPADVDDVIAAAETFGDRLAGVVFNDVPDAAYDQLETDVVPFLEGRGIPVHGILPSERELSGVTVAELADELGASTLVDEGRDNYVERFSVGAMGPDSALRHFRRTKDAAVITGGDRAEIHTAALEAPGVRCLILTGGHRPSGAILGQASEKGVPILSVQTDTLTTVERAEDIVRSGRTRDEETVDRMERLLSDHAAVDSILG, from the coding sequence ATGACCGACACCGATTCAGACCACGACCCGACGGACACCGAACCCGAGACCGACACCCACACCGGATCCACCGCTTCCGGCGGCGATACCGACGCGCTGCTCGTCAGCTCGCTCGAGGAGAGCACCGGCAAGACGGCGATCACGCTGGCGCTCGCCCGACTCGCGGCGGCCGAGGGCGACAGCGTCGGCTACATGAAACCGAAGGGGACCAGACTGCAGAGCAACGTGGGGAAGACCGTAGACGAGGACCCGCTGCTCGCCCGCGAGCTGCTCGACCTCGAGGCCGAGATGCACGACCTCGAGCCGATCGTCTACTCGCCGACGTTCGTCGAGCAGGCGATCCGCGGCCGCGAGGATCCCGCCGAACTGCGCGAGCGCGTCGCGGAGGCGTTCGACACGCTCGCGGCCGACCGCGACCGGCTGTTCGTCGAGGGCGGCGGCCGGTACGACGTCGGCGGAATCGTGGAACTCGCGGACGCCGATATCGCGGCCCTGCTCGACGCGCGCGTCCTCCTGATCGCACCGTACGAGATTCCGGCGGACGTCGACGACGTCATCGCCGCCGCCGAGACCTTCGGCGATCGGCTCGCCGGCGTCGTCTTCAACGACGTCCCCGACGCGGCCTACGACCAGCTCGAGACGGACGTGGTCCCGTTCCTCGAGGGCCGCGGAATTCCGGTCCACGGGATTCTGCCGAGCGAGCGGGAGCTGTCGGGCGTGACGGTCGCCGAACTCGCCGACGAGCTCGGGGCCTCGACGCTCGTCGACGAGGGGCGGGACAACTACGTCGAACGGTTCAGCGTCGGCGCGATGGGACCCGACAGCGCGCTGCGCCACTTCCGGCGGACGAAAGACGCCGCCGTCATCACCGGCGGCGACCGAGCCGAGATTCACACCGCTGCGCTCGAGGCACCCGGCGTCCGGTGTCTCATCCTCACCGGCGGCCACCGTCCCTCGGGGGCGATCCTCGGCCAGGCCAGCGAGAAGGGCGTCCCGATCCTGTCGGTCCAGACGGACACCCTCACGACCGTCGAGCGCGCCGAGGACATCGTCCGGAGCGGGCGAACTCGAGACGAAGAGACCGTCGACCGGATGGAGCGGCTGTTATCCGATCACGCGGCCGTCGACTCGATTCTCGGGTAG
- a CDS encoding acetate--CoA ligase family protein translates to MGRLSALFDPETVAVVGATDREGAVGRAILENLRDGFAGEVVPINPSRDEVLGLECYEDAQRAPPIDLAVVVVPPDIVLESIRELADAGTENVVVITAGFAETGGEGAERERRLREIAAENDLNVVGPNSLGIMSTPNGMNATFGPEDALEGSISFMSQSGAFITAVLDWANEQGIGFQDIVSLGNKTVLDETDFVREWGDDPDTDVIIGYLEDIDDGQGFIEAAREVTADTPIVLVKSGRTDAGAQAASSHTGAIAGSERAYEAGLEQAGVLRARSVQELFDYARALAGLPEPESDGVAVVTNAGGPGVLTTDAVGDSSLEMAGFTDETIDRLAEAMPDEANVYNPIDAIGDADVERFGEALEIALEDPNVGSAVVVAAPTAVLSYDDLAETVIEKLEAHDTPVVTCLMGGERARDAEETMRESGIPNYFDPSRAVSGLDALARYRDISERTVEEPEAFDVDRERAREVLERARRRSDNRLGVESMKLLEAYGIPTPQGEIVDDPDRAREVAEEIEGDVVLKIVSPDISHKSDIGGVKVGVADEDVYDAYEDVVARARNYQPDATIIGVQVQELLDLEASTETIVGMNRDPQFGPLLLFGLGGIFVEILEDTSVRVAPIGEGEAREMVDEIQAAPLLRGARGREPADVDRVVETIQRLSQLVTDFPSILELDINPLVAGPDGVRAIDLRLTVDTDELDTEEP, encoded by the coding sequence ATGGGACGGTTATCCGCACTCTTCGATCCCGAGACCGTCGCCGTGGTCGGCGCGACCGACCGCGAGGGCGCGGTCGGCCGGGCGATCCTCGAGAACCTTCGGGACGGGTTCGCCGGCGAGGTCGTGCCGATCAACCCCTCGCGCGACGAGGTGCTCGGGCTCGAGTGTTACGAGGACGCGCAGCGCGCGCCGCCGATCGATCTGGCGGTGGTCGTCGTACCGCCCGATATCGTGCTCGAGTCGATCCGAGAACTCGCCGACGCGGGCACCGAGAACGTCGTCGTCATCACGGCCGGTTTCGCCGAGACGGGCGGCGAGGGCGCCGAGCGCGAGCGACGACTGCGCGAGATCGCCGCCGAGAACGACCTCAACGTCGTCGGCCCGAACAGCCTCGGGATCATGTCGACGCCGAACGGAATGAACGCCACGTTCGGCCCCGAAGACGCTCTCGAGGGCTCGATCTCCTTCATGAGCCAGTCGGGCGCGTTCATCACCGCCGTGCTGGACTGGGCCAACGAACAGGGGATCGGCTTTCAAGACATCGTCTCGCTGGGCAACAAGACCGTCCTCGACGAGACGGACTTCGTCCGCGAGTGGGGCGACGACCCCGATACCGACGTCATCATCGGCTACTTAGAGGACATCGACGACGGGCAGGGGTTCATCGAGGCGGCCCGCGAGGTGACTGCCGACACTCCGATCGTACTCGTCAAGTCCGGTCGAACGGACGCCGGCGCGCAGGCCGCGTCGTCCCACACCGGCGCGATCGCCGGCAGCGAACGGGCCTACGAGGCGGGCCTCGAGCAGGCCGGCGTGCTCCGCGCTCGCTCCGTTCAGGAACTGTTCGACTACGCGCGAGCGTTGGCGGGACTGCCCGAGCCTGAATCGGACGGCGTCGCCGTCGTCACGAACGCGGGCGGCCCCGGGGTCCTGACGACGGACGCCGTCGGCGACTCGAGCCTCGAGATGGCCGGCTTCACCGACGAGACGATCGACCGGCTCGCCGAGGCGATGCCCGACGAAGCCAACGTCTACAACCCGATCGACGCGATCGGCGACGCCGACGTCGAACGCTTCGGCGAGGCCCTCGAGATCGCGCTCGAGGACCCGAACGTCGGCAGCGCGGTCGTCGTCGCCGCGCCGACCGCGGTGCTGTCCTACGACGACCTCGCCGAGACGGTGATCGAGAAGCTCGAGGCCCACGACACGCCGGTCGTCACCTGCCTGATGGGCGGCGAGCGGGCCCGCGACGCCGAGGAGACGATGCGGGAATCCGGCATCCCGAACTACTTCGATCCCTCGCGGGCCGTATCGGGGCTGGACGCGCTCGCCCGCTACCGGGATATCAGCGAGCGGACGGTCGAAGAACCCGAGGCGTTCGACGTCGACCGCGAACGCGCTCGCGAGGTGCTCGAGCGCGCCCGGCGACGGAGCGACAACCGGCTCGGCGTCGAGTCGATGAAACTGCTCGAGGCCTACGGCATCCCGACCCCGCAGGGAGAGATCGTCGACGATCCCGACCGCGCTCGCGAGGTCGCCGAGGAGATCGAGGGCGACGTCGTCCTGAAGATCGTCAGCCCCGACATCTCCCACAAGTCCGACATCGGCGGCGTCAAGGTCGGCGTGGCCGACGAGGACGTCTACGACGCCTACGAGGACGTCGTCGCTCGAGCGCGCAACTACCAGCCCGACGCGACGATCATCGGCGTGCAGGTCCAGGAACTGCTCGACCTCGAGGCCTCCACCGAGACCATCGTCGGCATGAACCGCGACCCGCAGTTCGGCCCGCTGCTGTTGTTCGGGCTCGGCGGCATCTTCGTCGAGATCTTAGAGGACACGTCAGTTCGCGTGGCCCCGATCGGCGAGGGCGAGGCCCGCGAGATGGTCGACGAGATTCAGGCGGCACCGCTGTTACGCGGGGCCCGCGGCCGCGAGCCAGCGGACGTCGACCGCGTCGTCGAGACGATTCAGCGGCTCTCGCAGCTCGTGACCGACTTCCCGTCGATTCTCGAACTCGACATCAACCCGCTCGTGGCGGGCCCCGACGGCGTCCGGGCGATCGACCTGCGACTCACCGTCGACACGGACGAACTCGACACGGAGGAACCATGA